The genomic region CCCAACTGCATTTCGGAGAGAAGGATGCCGGCATTCCGCTCACCGACGTCGAGACCGTCAAGGCCAGGCGGCCCGAGGTCGAAGTCCACATCTATCCGGGCGCCCAGCACGGCTTCCATTGCGACGAGCGCGCCAGCTACGACAAGGCCAGCGCCGACATCGCCTGGCCGCGCAGCATGGCGTTCTTCGCGAAGCATTTGAGATGACGCTTGAGCGTCATTCCGGGGCGCGGATAGCGCGAACCCGGAATGACTGGAGGAGAGAGCGCTAAAACCAGCGCTCGCCGACGAACACGGTGTCGCCGGGCGCGAGCGGCGTGCCGAGCGGGACGACCGCGCGCATGGCGCCGCCGTTCTCGCTGTGCGTGACGGTGACCATGTCGCGCTTGGCGCGCGGGGAGAAACCGCCGGCGATGGCGACCGCGCTCTCGACCGTCATGTTCGGCACGTAAGGATATTGGCCGGGCGCGAGGACCTCGCCGAGGATGAAGAACGGACGATAGGTCTCGATCTCGACCGCAACCGAAGGCTCGCGGATATAGCCGTTGCGCAGGCGTGCGCCGATCTCGCCGGCCAGCCCTGCCGTGGTGCGGCCGCGGGCCGGCACCGCGCCGATCAGCGGCATGGTGATGGAGCCGCCGGCGTCGATCGCATAGCTGTTGGTGAGACCTTCCTGGCCGTAGACCACGACGCGAAGCTTGTCGCCGGCGTCGAGATGATAGGAGGCGCCATTGCGCACCGGCACCGCCATCGGCGCGGCGTAGCCGACCGGCATCGGTGCGGGCGAAGCGGCAAAGGAATTGCTGAACGCCGCGATGGCGCCGCCGCCGCCGTTGCTGGCCACGACGACCGGCTGCGGCGCATTATAGGGCTGCCCATAGGCCATGGAATCGAGATCGGGACGAGGCTGCACCATCGCGACGGGGGTTGCGGTCTGCATGCAGCCGCCCAGGGCGAGCGCGGCGGACGCTGCCAAGGACGCCAAGTTCGACCATCGAAACGCGCGTGCAACCGGCACCGGACCCATCCCTCGAAACGAGACAGCTCCAGTGATGCACCGGTTATGGTTAATAAAGCGTTGAGTGGGGCGAATGACGGTCTCCCACCCTCCCCTGGAGGGGGAAGGTCGATCGCGCGAAGCGCGAGCGGGGTGGGGTGACGGTCTCTCCGCGACGAACAGTGCCCGAGTGGAGAGATCACCCCAGCCCGTCACGCAATCTCGCTTCGCTCGATCGCGTGCCGACCCTCCCCCTCCAGGGGAGGGTAAGAAGCGCGCGCTGTCGCGATGAGTGAGCGGCTTACGCGCTCACGCCAATCCCGATCGGGCAGGACACGCCGGTGCCGCCCAGGCCGCAATAGCCGGCGGGATTCTTCGCCAGGTATTGCTGATGGTAGTCCTCGGCGAAATAGAACGCGCCTGCGGGCGCGATCTCGGTGGTGATGGCGCCGAGTCGCTTCGCTGCCAGCGCCTTCTGATAGAGCGCCTTCGACTGCTCGGCCGCCTGCTTCTGCGCATCGGAATAGGTGTAGATTGCGCTTCGATATTGCGTGCCGACGTCATTGCCCTGACGCATGCCCTGGGTCGGGTTGTGGCTTTCCCAGAACGTCTTCAGAAGCGCCTCGTAGGAGATCTTGCTCGGGTCGAACACGACCAGCACCACTTCGGTGTGGGCGGTGCGGCCCGAGCAGACTTCCTCATAGGTCGGGTTCGGCGTGTGACCGCCGGCATAGCCGACGGCGGTCGTGTAGATGCCATCGCCGAGCTGCCAGAACTTGCGCTCGGCGCCCCAGAAGCAGCCGAGTCCGAACAATGCCTGCTCGAGACCGGCGGGATAAGGCGGCTTCAGCTGCGCGCCGTTGACGAAATGGGTGGTCGCGGTCGGGATGGCCTGCGCACGGCCCGGCAGCGCGTCAGCTGCGCTCGGCAATGCGGTGGTCTTGCGCATGAACAGCATGATGGATCTCCGAGGCGAGCGATGCCTGGGCCAGGCAGGAGACGAGACGCGTGCTCGCGATGAGTGGGAATAATGGCTCTACGCGGCAAGAGGCAGCGTTGTTACGCCGCTGCCGGTTCCAGGCCTTTATTGTTTGAGCATGATCTTTTCGGAAAACCGCGACACACTTTGCGCTAACGTGGCCCTCCGGGTCCGGATCATGCTCTGGTAGCGGCAGGACTTGAAAGCTCAATCCCGGGAATAGCCGATCAAGGGCTTGCGCGGGCGGAACAGGATCATCAGGAGGATGCCCAAAATGCCGAGGACGGCGAAGACCGGCTGCTCCAGCACCAGGCGGATCACCGAGGTCCAGAGCCAAGGCGCCTTGGCCTCGACCCAGGTGCGGAACGCCGATTGGCTGGCCTGATTGATGTCGTTCCAGAACTGGCCGAAACGGGTGAATTTGAGGGTCTGGTCGGCCACCCAGCGGGCGCCGTCATAGACCATGAAGATGAACCCGCCGGCGAGCAGCAACAGCCCAATCAATCGGAAAAAGCCGCGGATCATGCCTCACCTACGATGGTCGCCCGACCGGACGACCTTGCGGAACGATGCCAGCCAATACCCGGGCGACGGCAGAAATTCAACCTCTTCAGGGCGTTACGGCACTCCTCCGAGCCGCCAAAGGCACCTTTCCGGCCCCCGAAAGCGTTGACGGTGCGAAAGACCCTCTCTATAAGGGCGCCAACTGGCGGTGGGCGCAATCCTGCCGCCGCTGTTCTTTGAGCAGTTGCAGGCACCTTGGGCTTCAGGACTCTCTATGAGCTTGAAGACACCTTGGAGCCTCAGAGACAGCCGCAAGGCGGTCGCTCATGTTCCGGGAACGGCCCAGCAACCGAACACCCTAAATCCGAGCGTCGATTAGGCGGTCAAGCAAGCCGGCGCTACCCGACCAAGACGCGACCGGTACCCGCAAAGGACATTGAGACCATGGCCAATACCACTTCCGCCAAGAAAGCGACGCGCAAAATCGCCCGCCGCACCGCCATCAACAAGTCGCGCCGCACCCAGATGCGTGGCGCCGTGCGCACTGTCGAGGAAGCCATCAAGAGCGGCGATCGCGCCGCCGCCGTGAAGGCACTCGCGACTGCCGAGCCCGCCTTGATGCGCGCCGCCCAGCGCAACATCATTCACAAGAACAACGCCAGCCGCAAAGTCTCGCGCCTTACCGCGCAGATCGCCAAGCTCGCGAAGTAAACTTGGCGACATCAGCTGATCGGTCGATCCGGTCAGCGCGTCAAACAGCCCGGCCTCGTGCCGGGCTTTTTGTTGGCTGTCATATTCACGCAAGCTGTCACGCGAGACTCACGCGTGGCTTGGACGATTTAAATCATCTGCGTCAGTCTTCGTTCCGTAGTTCTACCTGCAGATGTTCTGCAACAGTGGAAACTTCACTGCGTTGCAAAAACCCCTGTGCGGCGGGCGCGAATTGAATCGGTGGCCACGAGAGTTCTGCACACCGTAGATTCACCGGAACGCGTGTGAGTGTGGAGTTACCCTGCAAAACTAGTCTCGAAAAGCGATGACTCGATAATCACTTATCTACATAGCAGCGACAAGCATTTGGAAATTTCGGCCGCACGTCGGGCGCATGACGAATTTATAAAAAAAATTTGGCGCTGAACGATAATTGTCACATGACGCGCGCCCTTCTCGATTCTGTGCACGGATTCAAAAACTTGCTTCGCAGCCTGTGAACAACTCGTGGGCGGCGTTAACCGAGGTCAAGTTTTTTGACGGCTCAACTGTGAATCAATTTCGTTGCGAGTCTTTCCGCTTAGTGTATTCCTTAACCCAGTCAGCGGCGCCCACGATCTTCAGACCAGCGCGGTTTAGGAAACGGGGCGAACGTGCAGATCGGCGGCGGTAGGCACGGAGGCGACGCTTCAACAAGTGATGTCGGTGCAAAACCCATAGCAATGTGGGAATGGTAGCTCTTTGCCT from Bradyrhizobium sp. CB1015 harbors:
- a CDS encoding polysaccharide biosynthesis/export family protein, producing MPVARAFRWSNLASLAASAALALGGCMQTATPVAMVQPRPDLDSMAYGQPYNAPQPVVVASNGGGGAIAAFSNSFAASPAPMPVGYAAPMAVPVRNGASYHLDAGDKLRVVVYGQEGLTNSYAIDAGGSITMPLIGAVPARGRTTAGLAGEIGARLRNGYIREPSVAVEIETYRPFFILGEVLAPGQYPYVPNMTVESAVAIAGGFSPRAKRDMVTVTHSENGGAMRAVVPLGTPLAPGDTVFVGERWF
- the msrA gene encoding peptide-methionine (S)-S-oxide reductase MsrA; translation: MLFMRKTTALPSAADALPGRAQAIPTATTHFVNGAQLKPPYPAGLEQALFGLGCFWGAERKFWQLGDGIYTTAVGYAGGHTPNPTYEEVCSGRTAHTEVVLVVFDPSKISYEALLKTFWESHNPTQGMRQGNDVGTQYRSAIYTYSDAQKQAAEQSKALYQKALAAKRLGAITTEIAPAGAFYFAEDYHQQYLAKNPAGYCGLGGTGVSCPIGIGVSA
- the rpsT gene encoding 30S ribosomal protein S20 → MANTTSAKKATRKIARRTAINKSRRTQMRGAVRTVEEAIKSGDRAAAVKALATAEPALMRAAQRNIIHKNNASRKVSRLTAQIAKLAK